The Leptospira neocaledonica genome contains a region encoding:
- a CDS encoding DUF3341 domain-containing protein: MYTPKKEQFHTFEETEHGVFGLFDTPAQIIDAAQKTKEKGYTNFDCFTPYPVHGLDDAMGLARSGLPWVTFFMGLFGCITGFSMQYLTHKYDWPINISGKSFNAWFAYIPITFEFTVFMAGLSTAAALFFLAKLPRTGRKVLHPDITTDKFALWIPSNSANYSEGSVTDFIKGLGSKHVETVK, translated from the coding sequence ATGTATACTCCTAAGAAAGAACAGTTTCATACTTTCGAAGAAACAGAGCATGGAGTTTTCGGACTATTCGATACTCCTGCTCAGATCATAGACGCGGCTCAAAAAACAAAAGAGAAGGGTTATACCAACTTCGATTGTTTTACTCCATATCCTGTTCACGGACTGGATGATGCAATGGGTCTTGCACGTTCCGGACTTCCTTGGGTGACCTTCTTCATGGGGCTTTTCGGATGTATCACCGGTTTCTCTATGCAGTATTTAACTCATAAATACGATTGGCCGATCAATATTTCCGGAAAAAGTTTCAACGCTTGGTTCGCATATATTCCAATCACATTCGAGTTTACAGTGTTCATGGCTGGACTTTCCACAGCTGCAGCTTTGTTCTTCCTGGCTAAACTTCCAAGAACCGGTCGTAAGGTTTTACATCCGGACATCACTACCGACAAATTCGCACTTTGGATCCCTTCCAACTCCGCGAATTATTCAGAAGGTTCAGTGACCGACTTTATCAAAGGCCTCGGCTCTAAACATGTCGAGACGGTGAAATAG
- a CDS encoding c-type cytochrome, whose product MISLQRIFALSLAGLILWNCESKTPPMEYMPDMADSPAREAQEADSNFPNNTSLRLPPVGAVPQGYYPYEYAGMLDLNKLPNKGLANPFKGDLANLQKGEIKYQTYCSPCHGVRGQGNGTVVGPAPRLNMAQGDGSPMAALTSAIAKGYSDGQIYHIITEGKGAMKSYASQVPSEDRWKIILYVRKLQEYDNRTAGK is encoded by the coding sequence ATGATTTCACTGCAAAGAATTTTTGCTCTTTCTCTCGCGGGTTTGATCCTATGGAACTGCGAGTCTAAGACTCCTCCAATGGAGTACATGCCGGATATGGCTGATTCTCCAGCAAGAGAGGCTCAGGAAGCGGACTCTAATTTTCCGAACAATACTTCCTTACGCCTTCCTCCTGTGGGAGCAGTTCCTCAAGGATATTACCCTTACGAGTATGCGGGTATGCTGGATCTCAACAAGCTTCCAAATAAAGGTTTAGCAAATCCTTTTAAAGGTGATTTGGCTAATCTTCAAAAAGGGGAGATCAAATACCAAACGTATTGTAGCCCTTGTCATGGTGTTCGAGGACAAGGAAATGGAACCGTAGTAGGTCCAGCTCCACGTTTGAATATGGCTCAAGGCGACGGAAGTCCAATGGCTGCACTTACATCTGCAATCGCTAAAGGTTATTCCGACGGACAGATCTATCATATCATCACCGAAGGAAAAGGAGCTATGAAAAGTTATGCTTCTCAGGTTCCTTCCGAGGATCGTTGGAAAATCATATTATATGTTCGTAAATTACAAGAATACGACAACAGAACGGCTGGTAAATAA
- a CDS encoding Lsa16 family lipoprotein adhesin — translation MKKLVLNITILGIAALALGACSNTAQIVGNINCPTLEKGKLDPKVGILSDEQPGSVQVELLPVGTVVKVYDYRNHYYIAKKLVRIKTEKNEGWVDPVCLVVAQNPDDSVFKWGYRSDYKPFLDREDRDRYNYKNDPNAGPDSKGKSADGFEFDVYRNLPKDKVPLADLAPELKK, via the coding sequence ATGAAAAAATTAGTATTAAATATTACGATCCTCGGAATTGCAGCTCTCGCTTTGGGAGCTTGTTCTAACACCGCTCAAATTGTAGGGAATATTAACTGCCCTACATTAGAAAAAGGTAAATTAGATCCTAAGGTCGGGATTCTTTCTGACGAGCAACCGGGTTCTGTTCAAGTGGAACTACTTCCCGTTGGAACTGTAGTAAAGGTTTATGATTACAGAAACCATTATTACATCGCGAAAAAATTGGTCCGTATTAAGACCGAGAAAAACGAAGGCTGGGTAGACCCGGTTTGTTTGGTAGTTGCTCAGAATCCTGACGATTCCGTTTTCAAATGGGGATATCGTTCCGATTATAAACCTTTCTTAGACAGAGAAGATAGAGACAGATATAATTATAAAAACGATCCTAACGCAGGACCTGATTCAAAAGGAAAATCTGCAGACGGATTCGAATTTGATGTCTACAGAAACCTTCCGAAAGATAAGGTCCCTCTGGCAGATCTGGCACCTGAGCTGAAAAAGTAA
- a CDS encoding Lp29 family lipoprotein → MRLLVFSLFFLFLSNACASRYSLTQAGDVGAPTKQPTKKFRIAYLGFNTFKSTKLKNPDGTVDFEALSDPYSRTIKEPIGGSFPIPGENKPNGIRKDLSQEKVSKFVKSFLEITGPTGIKELEKFLEISKTGQDYTYSFKNLPYDYYIMGLHYPVFEKTRNIGLNFVTIFSSLFSVATLGILPSYEAYAANTKVLVYDKNLNLIKELEYDNNYSVWRALWISPNPKECGIGSLECLGMFSPTLGTNPPMVFEVSSPKISADLSDFINTLK, encoded by the coding sequence ATGCGTTTACTGGTTTTCTCATTATTCTTTTTATTTTTATCCAATGCCTGCGCTTCCAGATATTCTCTTACTCAAGCCGGAGATGTAGGAGCTCCAACAAAACAACCGACTAAAAAATTCAGGATCGCTTATTTAGGATTTAACACCTTTAAATCCACTAAGTTAAAAAATCCTGACGGGACGGTTGACTTCGAAGCTCTTTCCGATCCATATTCTCGAACGATCAAAGAGCCTATTGGGGGAAGTTTTCCGATCCCGGGAGAGAATAAACCAAACGGAATTAGAAAGGATTTATCTCAGGAGAAGGTTTCGAAATTCGTAAAATCTTTCTTAGAGATAACAGGACCTACTGGGATCAAAGAATTAGAAAAGTTTTTAGAAATCTCAAAAACAGGGCAGGATTACACATATTCGTTTAAAAATCTTCCTTATGATTATTATATCATGGGATTACACTATCCTGTTTTCGAAAAAACAAGGAATATAGGCCTGAACTTTGTAACGATCTTTTCCAGTTTGTTTAGTGTTGCTACATTGGGGATTTTACCTTCTTATGAAGCGTATGCCGCGAATACAAAAGTGTTAGTATATGATAAAAATTTGAATTTGATTAAAGAATTGGAATACGATAATAATTATTCGGTATGGAGGGCATTATGGATCTCTCCCAATCCAAAAGAATGTGGAATAGGAAGCCTGGAATGTTTAGGAATGTTCAGCCCTACGCTGGGGACAAATCCTCCTATGGTATTCGAAGTAAGTTCTCCTAAGATCAGCGCCGACCTAAGCGATTTTATAAATACTTTGAAGTAA